The following DNA comes from Pieris napi chromosome 18, ilPieNapi1.2, whole genome shotgun sequence.
CTAAAACAGATAAGCACACTCAGGCTACTAAGAAAAACAAGACACAGCAACCTGGAAAGACAATCACTAGGACAAACAGCATTACAGAAGAAGTCATAAAACCCAGCATGCTAAATGTCTTGACTAACAAAAGTACAAccaaaactaataataaacaagaaaGCAACAGCGAGAATATATAGCAACTAAACCCAAGCCCCGCCTACAAAACAGACACcaaaattgaatacaaaagtaaaaaacaacATATTAGAAAAACCCTTCCAAGCCGGTTGGTCACCGTGGAACAGTCTAGCCGCTTGTTTAAAACCACGCGTTCGGCAGTCGTGCTGCGGCGGCGAGCGTAGACGCACGCGACGACGACGTTCTGCACAATGGCACAAGAAGCAAGTGAACGTGAAGTTATTACCGAATTGCTCGAATTATACAGAGAATTGCCATGTCTTTGGGATTTATCATGCGAGTCATATAAAGACTcgattcagaaaaaaaatgcgTGGGATATTTTAgccgaaaaattaaaagttatagaccCAACGGCCAACGCCGTGACTGCAAAGAAAAAGATAGACAATCTTAGGATTTCGTATACAAGAGAATATAAGAAGGTACGTATAGTTATTACATTTACCcttcgtttttttttagattaccCTTTGAAACTATCGGataatacctacttattttatcaaatttttgaagtgaaaacttctttagcggcgctGAGCACTTTTTTGTATGGGTAAAAACTTTCAAACTTGCGTCAGGGTCACGTGATGCTGATCGAAAAAGCGTAAGATCGAGGGGAAGGGAGAGGAACTAGTATCTCCCACTCTTTCTACCGTGCCTGAGTGTGCTGCTCTGTTTAGGCGGCACAGGGCGCTTGCGCGAATGACCGTGTGTGTTTATGTACAGCGTCCCACGCGTATCCAAGGATGGTGACAGCTGATTGCTTGACTGTTGTGTAGTAAATACACTGTTGTGTATTCGTAAAtgtgaattgtttaaattatggaAATCGAACAAAGTGAatctattaatgaaaaaagtgATGATGAAGTAGTGAAAGAAAATGAGTAAgtactttataaattactagatGAAAAACTCTTACTTggctttaataaacaaaaataactaataataataataataatttatataattttttgttttttaaataacgatataatattataaataacaacatataaattgtcatatttgtgtacgatagcgcaataaataaacattgtattctacctcataaatgatagtacttttatacttataattaaacacaacgttaatattgaagttttcacttctgccggcactcccggagtgctattttttatttaggtgCTTTTGCGGTCGGTACCCCGTATGTATACCTACCTATTTCCTTGTAATGTAGTTtactaactttatttttttccaggTCAAAGAATCAAAAAACCGAACTGGATCGTCTGCTAGTGACATTCATAAGCCAAGTCTGTGGTATTATGACTTATTGTCATTCTTggagaaaaaaaatgatatgAAAAGAAGGGGAACCGATTCACTCATAAGTGACTACGAAGACGTAAGACGTCTTATCAGCGCAACGTTATTTTGGACACTGTTGGTTTTAAACCGTGTAGCCGAAAAGCGCAACTCGCTTTTATTACGTTTCACGTACTGTTTCGTTGCGCGCATCCGGActcgtgttttatttaaaaactatcgCGGCTTTTTTACACAAAAAGTTTGTAATAGTTGACAGGAGGTGCTGCCACAACCACTGAAGCTACTACTCGGTGACGTTCACTCGCCGCCTGTAAGAATTCGACTTCGGGATTCGGGAGAAGCGGTGGAGTGCGCTATGTACTGGTAGTTTCGGGTCGCGCGTGACAGCCTTCCAgcttctatttattttaatatgaagcGTATTCCGCAGATCGGCGAGGTGGAAAAGCAGTCGCCCCGCCCGCAGCGCCCACGCTCTCGTTCCGGTCGAGCGAGGCCCCCTGCGGGTGCCGAGGCCGCAGCTAACCCCGGACCGCCAACCATCGAGCGCGAAATAGCGCCCATCTCGGCCACAGCCAAACATCAGGCTGCGCCAAGCTGTTCCAGCTTTACGGAGCCAGCTTCGCTACAGCCGAGCCGCAGCCGCTCAACGGACAACCTTAAAGAACGTCATCCGCCTCAGAGTCGAAGCCTAACCCCATCTAGGCCAAAGAAAGCATCGGCGTCAGCTGTGACGACATTCCAAGGCGCTGAATCATCACATCGCGCCACCGATGACGTCGCTCACCCGCTCGCCCCGCGCCCTGCGCCGGAGACATCGCGCCGTGGCACCGAGCCGCGAGCCGTGTAAAATCGCGCGCGACCAGCCCGCCCTGCTTAACTTCCCGCATCGCGCGTCTGATGTGACGTCATCGCATCGCGCCACCGACGACGCCGTTCACCCGTCCCGCCCCGCCCCCCGCACCGGAGACATCGCGTCATGGCACCGAGCCGCGAGCCGTGTGCAAAATCGCGCGCGACCCGTGTGCAAAATCGCGCGCGACCCGCCCGCCCCGCTTCCCTTCCCGCATCGCGCGTCTAATGTGGCGTATAATGTGACGTCATCGGAATGCGCCACCGACGACGCCGTTCACCCGTCCGCCCCGCTTCCCTCCCCTCATCGCGCGTCTGTCGATTCAGTGACTGCGGCCTCTCTATTCGGTGCAGATTCGGCGCGTGCTAACGAAAATATGAGAGCCGCTTACACAGGCCCGATGCCTGTTACTCGCGAGTGCAGTAGTATCGACGAGCTGTTGTGCATGCTGGATCGGGACCCGGGTCCTAGTGCCGCGTCTTCGCCGCGGACGACATTCGAGTCCGACCCGTTTTTTTTGGCTCAGTCGGCATGCTCGTTCGCGTCGCGTGGGATGCTGCGCGCCATGGCCCGGTACGCCAAATCGCGCGAAGAGGCGCTGCGCAACAGCGGCGCATTAGAGTCGCCACTAACGGAAGGTGAACAGCGGGAGTTGGCGCTGGTTCGCGACGAGTGTCGTCTCCCGGCGCGAACCCCGACCACCCCCGTGCGCCGCTCATACTCAGCCGTGGACCCTGGCTCGGAAGGTGAGTCCGTGGCAAAGCACCCATGCGCACTTTCTACTACTCAAATTGCGTCAGGCTTCCCTGGCGACCCTCGGCTGGCGCCAGGTCGCCGCCTCGATATGGGGCCCACAGTACAGCCGCCTGGTACCGTTCCACCGCCCGCCGCCCCTTTGGCTGGCTCCTAGCTACCAGGACCCGCTGCTCCTGTCGCTCCCGCTGTCGACAGCGCCGCCTCTGCTCCGGTGGCACCCTCTTACGCGAGGATGGTGACCGCTCCTACGGTCCATGTGCAGCTCCCCAGAGCCCCTGCGGCCCCTAAGAAATCAGAATATCCGCCAATAGTAATTGAGTGCCTCCCCAACTACGTGCATCATCTGGGGAGGATCAGCCAGCTGTTGGGACGGTCGGTCAACGCTAGGGCGTACGGTAAGGACTACCGTATCTCCCCTGAAACTGGTGATGAATACCGGGTGGTTCAGCGGTACCTCTCGGACCTGGAGAAGGAGGACCGCCGGGTCTCCTGGTTTTCCTATTCTTTGCCTGCGGAACAGGACCTCAAGGTGGCGTGACGGGGGATCGCAAGTCCCACGAAGAGGCCATGTTCGAGGATCCTCTTCGTGacgaaacaaataaatacttgtCTAGGGCCACCATCACAGACTGTATTATTGCCGGGaagtaattgtaatttattatttagaaactcaagaaataaaaggaaaaatagTACAAATTTATGAAAGCAAATTCGGCCGGCgcaaagttaataaataagtcacaattaattataattttttaaaataattaattacttatttctcTTTTTAGGAAGACGAGTTGAAGGGCACTGGGTCCTAGGTATGATTGAAGATGGGAGCGAGGACTTGCGCTTGGAGGTGTGCAACGTGCGGTCTGCAGAGGTCCTGGTACCCCTGATAAAAAAGCACTTGGAAGTGGGCACCACAATCCACACAGATTGCTGGCGAGCTTATGATAGTCTAGCAGAGCACGGGTATCACCATAAAAAGGTTAACCATAGTGACCCATATAATCCATACGTTGCAGCAGATGGGACTCACACTCAGCGTATTGAGTCCCAATGGCGTGTagtgaaaagatttttttataaagacaatTATAATCATCCACAAAACTTTGGCGATGTGATTGTGGAGTATTTGTGGCGAAGAGaggtaatgaaaaataaaaaagattcgtttatgaaattaattgaggcaattaattatatatacaaaccTTAACctctagttttatttatgtatcttCATAATATCACcaaattttattcttatttctaGAATACACTAGTTAGTGTATTGAGAAAGCCAGTGCTattgaaaatgttaattattgtttcgaaAATGATGCTAATAATACTGATATTAATGACATAATATCTAACACTAAAGATCTAAGTAAAGCCGATAAAAGTAATGAGTCCGATTTCGATTCTGATGACAGCGTTAAATATCCGAACTATAGACATAGACCAGCGTCAAGATCATCAACGGATTCATCTTCCAGCTCCAGTAGTTCATCATCGTCAGCTTCAAGTGCACGTTCACATTCCTCCCACAGCGAAAATATTCCACCCGCATTACGGCCTGGCCTCGGGGATCGGCGGTGCGAACGGCGATGCGGGAGGCGAGGCGACCATTCGCGCGGGGCCGTTTGCAGGCCACGGACCAGTCACGTTTGCCGCCGCGACCAGTAAGGAAGTTCGACAGCGAAATGTCTTTATCGAAATCATCTCGATATTGCTTGGAAAGTAATAGCTTTTGGTTCAAGACCTAATATTTGGAGAAATTGTGGAGAATTCCACAAGAAGTATGAGAAATTCAGAATATAtccagaattatttttttgagtatACCAGAACTCATTCTGGTATACTCAATCATTATTTTTCGGTTCAATACTCATATTGAAACcttcaattatattcttatgaaTATTCAACCAGAATTGGAGAAAAAAGTTAAtgcaaatagaattttaagtgccgctgaaaaatagtttttgagattaaggtatattaaattaatgctgTGGATGGCCAGACTTCCAAATAGCTGGTCTAGCCAGTATTTCAGTAACAAAAAACTCTGTATTCATTTTTCGCCGCGACCAcgactaaacttatttattccctTCTCTATTCGCCGCGACTGCCGGTCGACTCCGTGGCTTGCACCGTACTGATTCATGCATTTGTTTCGCTCGCCCGTCGCGACGTCAATCGCCCGCGCGATTCGCTCGGTACATTTCGCAGGTCGCATCGCTGGTCGCCGTTGCGCGTGGCTTGTAATCAATTCACAATTCACACTCATAGCAATGTACATTAGTACATTGCTATGAGTTTATTTCAGTCGCTAGACGCATCGCGGTTCGCACCGCGCGAATATTCGCGTCGGCGAATGTCCCGTGGCCAGGCTGTTACACTCCTCTAACAGCGAAATCATTCCACCTACATTACACTTCTCTGGCAACGAAAACATTCCACTTGCAAACTCTCCGCTTGAAAACTTAGATTCTAACAAAAAACTCACACGAAAACGACAACGAAATGTTAGCAGCTGGAAGTCAGAAGTCGCGAAACGTTTAAGAAACACAGGTCACAGCTACAcatcaaaaaaactaaagaaagTCATTCCAGCCAGAAAAGTAGAGCCACCATGTGGTGAGAAGTGTCGCGTAAAATGTTCTGCTAATGTATcagaagaagaaagaaaaaatatatttgatgaaTATTACAATTTGGGCAACGTAACGATGCAGAGACAATACATCATTAACAGCACTACTATGATTAATccgaaatataaatacacgaATGCGGCAAATCCTAGGCAAAAGAAcaatgcattttatttttcggTTCAAAATAGTAAAGTACGTgtttgtaaaacattttttaaatccacACTTGCCTTAAATGACCGCGTGATAAGGACCGCGTTTGAAAAGCGAATACCCTCTTTGAATAATGTTGTAGCTGTAGATGGCAGAGGGAAGCATGCACATCATGCAAAAATACCggatattattaaattcgaAATAAGAGAGCACATACAATCTATTCCGACTATGGATAGTCATTACTGTTGCAGTAGTACTAATCAGCTTTATATTGATGGCAGTAAAACATTGACTGATCTACACAAAGATTACGTTAAGTTATGTCAGACTGAACATAAGCCTTATGGTAATTATGTTATGTATGTACTAGCAAAACGAACAATTAGTAAGTAAACTAACCTAATCTAATCTAAGATCTTGTTTTATAAGCtgtaagaaataaaaggctttttattattatatttattatctccATAACCATGGGGTTCCGCATGTTGGGGATGGTACAGGGGGGTAGCAGTAGAgtagtatatatattcattGCTAAGAACTGCAGTTCTGCATGAGGTAAGTTGTGAACTTTACTCAccattgtatttaatttaactaaaatttgttataatttatatagttataaataagaagTATGTAGGCCTACATAAACCTAAAAACGTTACGATAGTAAATGAGGACTGTGACTTGATTTATTGTTGTAATTACAGATTAGACCTGTATTCATTCCTGCGCTTACATTGCCCGAGAATCTGCAGCCAGGCCCTTCACACATACCTCAAGAACCTCAAGCAGGGCCATCAAAAAGAATCCCTTTGAGGGAGATTGGAAATTTCCAATCAACAACGGATGTTCTTGAATCTGAGAAAAATACCTCCAGAACCTCAAGCAGGGCCATCAAAAAGAATCCCTTTGAGGGAGATTGGAAATTTCCAATCAACAACGGATGTTCTTGAATCTGAGAAAAATACCTCAGGAACCTCAAGCAGGGCCCATCAAAAAGAATCCCTTTAAGGGAGATTGGAAATTTCCAATCAACAACGGATGTTCTTGAATCTGAGAAAAATACCTCAAGAACCTCAAGCAGGGCCATCAAAAAGAATCCCTTTGAGGGAGATTGGAAATTTCCAATCAACAACGGATGTTCTTGAATCTGAgaaaatttacaaagaaagcaagacttataaaaaatatatgcacAGTGTTTGCCAACTGCGGAATCGAATAAAGAACATGAAACTCAAACTGCAATTAAATGCCCTCACAGAAAGCAACTCCTTATGAAAACTTTCAGAGAAAATCTCACCAACATTCGCTCTTTTGCTCCAAGGGcaattaagaaattataataaaaaaatcactggAAGGAGATGGACAAAGGAGGGAAAAATTGTAGCCTTGAGGCTATTTAAAAGGTCACCAACTTGTTACCGCTTGTTGAggagattattttatttaccatcTCCAGGCACCCTAAAGGCTTTGCTGAACAGAGTGCCTTTTGCTGTAGGTATTACCCAGCCAGTACTGGAAGTACtccaacaattttaaaaaacacagCAGCGATcggacaataattatattcttatgttcgatgaaatatcattaaagaaacattttgattataaCCCAAAGGAAGATGTCATTGATGGATACCAAGATCATGGGGCACAAGGAAGATCCCCCAATGTGGCATCCTATGCCCTAGTTTTTATGGTTGCTGGCATAAGGAAAACTGTAAAACAACCGATCGCACATTTCTTCTCAAGTGGCTTTTCAACAGCGGACAGGCTTGCAGTGCTTTTGAAAGAggtattaacttaaaaaaaataaaaaattgttactatTCACCTTTAGAATGCCTTAAACTAATATGAAACAATATCTTTTGTTTCAGATCTTACAGCAATGTTTTGCATCAGGCATTAATATATATGCCACTGTCTGTGACATGGATGGTGTAAATAGACGAGCACTGTCAATCTTGGGTGCAACTGTGGAGCGCCCATACATAACAGTGCATAACAAAGAGATAGTGACATTATTTGACACACCACATCTTGTCAAATGCTTtagaaatcttttttttaaatataacattgagTGCACTACTAACATTTCATCTGAAGACAAGAAAGGAAAAGGTATGTTCATGTGActgtttaaacaaaaatatgataaattttgtaacaCTTAGGGCATATTGCACGACCTGCTAtaagcatttaattttaagataattcaaatttttctattaaaaattaaaaggctCTTAAGCTGGTGGTGCACCTAACACTTCCCTCTAGCATCCCGTttagttttacaatattttatttatgcttaTCATCTAAGTACTTGCCTcaattaaaaactactttttgttaatttacagATGTAGCCAAATGGTCACACATAAAAGATTTCTTTGAAATCGACAACAAAAACCCAAATTTTGTGTTCGCTCCTGCTTTGACAAAGGATCACCTAAACCCAAATGCAATACAAAAAATGCGCGTTTTGCACAAGGCCATTCATAGGCCATTTCATTTGTAAGAAAACTCAAATGAATGAGTTTTCCCATAGTATTCCCATTTGCAtccgaaattaataaatttctggGGAACCTGGACCTGCCGGCAATTCAAATTTTTGCCGCCAGATATTCAAATATTGCCGCCACATGTAGTTTTGGGTGGGTTGATAATAGGTGGCGATACATTCGCGTATCTTAGAATCTGTTCCTAGTCGTCGTTCTTCCTTAAGGTAATTGTGTTCTGTGGGCAGTGCGATCACAACTTTCAAACGCGAAACCCGTGCGCGATTTACGAATTCTCCCTTTGTGACTTATAATTAATCTATTTCTCTTATTGTGCTACAACtcatatcatttattaactTTGTTTCTTCTGTGTAcgttgtaataattatatatactttagacGTGAAGAAGTTTTCTTTGTCTTCCAACTGCGGGCACTGCCTAGCCTAGAAACTTATTATATGGTGCTCGCCTCTCGCGCCCCTATAGCTGTGGCTTAGCcacaatacatttaataaaactcaCAAACTTTACTATACTTTACATACtaaatacacaaatattaaacatgcACAATCAAGCAAAGCAAACTTATCATTTTGCTTATGTTATGTGTTATCTATATAGCCGCATCGTCGAGTCTCCGAACATTATCGGATCGTCCTCGTGTCGTGTCGCACCCATAGATTTATATCGTTAGATAGGCCCTTACCGCAGTGAGACCGCGCCGATTGTTCCACAGTCGAAGTGAGTGAGCTCACTAACCTGGGATCAGTGCACCCCTATACACAGTGTTAGCCGGACGTGTTGTAAAGGACGTTTGCGAGCAGTTTAGTGTCACAAAATGCCATCGTGTGCCTTTCTAAAGTGCAACAACATTTCACTCGTATGTATTgcgatttgatttaaaaacttttacttTTCCTTCCGCACTgtctaaaataacaaatttaaatggcGAGTGCACGAAAGAGAAAGTAGTGTTTGCAACTAATGTAGGAGAAAAAGAGGTGACACTATTTTCTCAGTACACTTGTTGTGTATAGATTGCACACGTTTTAGACAGTTCGGTAGCGTCAGCAGATTCATTATTAGTAAAAAGTTAGTCTTGCAAGCAAAATGCAAAATGGGATTTCTTGGGTTTTTAATAGACATTCAGAAGAGGTGAGACGGGCCCCCACTGGcccatgaatataaaatagaaatatgtgtatttttatgtatggatatatatgtatattaggaAATCtcttaatgtatgtatgtatgtatatgtctctacaaaatatatgtacaaaatAAGGTCCCGAACCACAAGAGTCGGGGATAGtgggaaatttaaattaaaaaaaaaattgacattcAGAGTTTGAAATACTTGTACCGAGAATTGGTTCAACAGAATAAAGTGATGAATTACATGTAAACATACAGGTTCAGTCAAGACCACTTAGAACTTTTTTTCGGACTAATAAGGCAACATGGCGGGCGCAATAATAACCCTACCGAACAATTCCGTGGCATATAGAAAAAAAGCACTCTGCCATCTAGAACTACGGAGCAGTTTCACGGGGAATTGTTTGCCAATTGATATCTTTTCAATTTTGGgttgttcataaaaaaataaatatgagcACGTCAGGATTGTGCAATACTGAATCTGACCCAACGACGAAGTCGTCACAATCTGCTGAAGATGAACAATGTGAAATAAATAGTGACATTCTCTCAAGTGTTTTAGATGAAGAAAATGGTATAAGCGATTTGTCAAAGCAAATTGACGGATACATTTCAGGGTGGGttgttaaaaacattgtgaaaaaaattaaatgtcataCATGTTGCAATGCGTTAATATTTGATCGACGATTAACCTATCacagattaattaatttgagaaACTTAGGTGATTTGCTTTTTCCCACACAGGATGTATATGATATATGTATCAAAACTGAATCACTTTTGAAACttcacaaaaaactaaatggcaaTCATTATATACGTAATGAAAATGAGTATAAAGTTTTTCAAACTAAAGTATTGAAtcgaatgtttttaataatttaaatgaccATTCTCTGGAGCAACCGGCAACTTGGAACCATAAAGTTCAATTGATAAAATCTGTTATCAAATACTATGCTGATGTACGCCTTCATTATCttcataaaaatgttaataaaataacaaaaaggcaaaag
Coding sequences within:
- the LOC125058853 gene encoding uncharacterized protein LOC125058853, translated to MFDEISLKKHFDYNPKEDVIDGYQDHGAQGRSPNVASYALVFMVAGIRKTVKQPIAHFFSSGFSTADRLAVLLKEILQQCFASGINIYATVCDMDGVNRRALFSQDHLELFFGLIRQHGGRNNNPTEQFRGI
- the LOC125058459 gene encoding uncharacterized protein LOC125058459, whose translation is MDGVNRRALSILGATVERPYITVHNKEIVTLFDTPHLVKCFRNLFFKYNIECTTNISSEDKKGKAKWSHIKDFFEIDNKNPNFVFAPALTKDHLNPNAIQKMRVLHKAIHRPFHL